DNA sequence from the Mangifera indica cultivar Alphonso chromosome 18, CATAS_Mindica_2.1, whole genome shotgun sequence genome:
TTTTGCACAGCCAATCCCACAGTTTCCTATTATTAGGAATAGAAGATTGATACCGAGTTTTGAAGAAGTGAATGAAACACCCCCTGGTAAACATATTCCATCTTGGTTGCCGGCTTTTCCTGATCGCCATACTTATGTTTATACGCCAATGTGGAATGAGAGGAAATCTGATCCTCGTGCTGATAAGATTGAGCAAGCCAGACAGAGGAGGAAGGCAGAGATGGCTTTGTTGAGTTTGCAGCAGAGGTTGGTGTCCAATGTTGAAGCAGGAAGTTCATCCTCATGGAAGCCTAATTATGAGGTGAATGATTCACAAGAAGCTGGAAGCAACCCATATCTTGCTAAGCCTTTGCAATCTGAAGAGAAAGATGTTCCTCCTGTGGTTTTGCCTGCAAAGCTTAGAAATGAATTGTCCGGGGGAAATACTGTTTCTGTGATGGATGCATTTGGTCCTGCTATTGAAGCAGTGAAAGGTAGCAGTCTCTGTGATGATGGAGATGGTGATCGGAAGAATCTTCCTGACAAGAGGCCtgctgttaattttaaatttagaagcGGAAAGAAGTTTCTGGGTGAATTTCTGGATACCAGTCTTCAGAAGAAGGGTGGTGGAAGAAGTGCATCATTATGGCGGGATGATGAGAAGGATGACAAGAAGAGAAGAGCTGAGTATATTCTTAGACAATCTATAGAAAACCCACAAGAACTCACTCAGTTGTAAAATAGTTCATGACTTTAATGCTCGTTAGATGTATTCTTACTTTAGAAATTGGTGCCAGAAGTGATGGGCTATTAGTTGCTGTTACACTATAGGCATACTGTTGTTCTGGCATTGATATTAAGGGAACCCTGTTGGGAATCCGTTGGCATCCCACTCTAACAATTGTGATAGGTATGTGTTTGATTTTACGTTTCTCTGGCTGTAGTGTAGACTGattctttgaaaattaaaagttttgcTCTTTTCACAATCTGGTGTTTTTACCTTCTATAATTGAATTCTGTGCCTTCTGGTACTCACAattattctctctttttgatATGTGTGATTGACGGATAATACCAACCAATGCCTCTTGAGCATGCTTATCAATTAACCATTAGTTTACAATCGGCAACTTCTGCACTTGATTTTAAGGttccaaaacaaagaaataataagGCACTTTCATGCTACAAGAAAATTTTTCTCTGAAAAAATTAAGCGAAGAATGAAAGAAGTAAAACCTTACCATAATTTAGATCTTGAAGCCCTGATAAGGTGGGCAAGATTTGTCTCAAAGTTAGATTGAAGCCATCTGTGATACTGGTAGTGGGTGTGATTATGCACATCCGGCATGCCCACTATCAGTTTAAGAGGAGGGATTTTGGTTTCCTGAATTTAACAAGTTTGTTTCAGGACTGCGTGGTTGTTGATTCTCCACTTGCATCATTTGAAGCATGTTGCTGCTGTTGGCtgtttatgtatgtatatactAGTATTTATAACAGTTAAGGGGAAATTGTTTGATATTAGTCACATACAATTTTGGTGCACGTACTTTGATTACAATGACTACACTACATGCTACAGAACACATGCGATGTAATACTTTACTGCAAGCAAAGCAGTGCAGTGCATTTAGATGTTGATTTCTCCAAGTTATTTCTTATCCATGAGTTTGAGGATGAGCCGTGCTGACTATATTTTTAACCATCCACCTGGGTTGCTTTGCTAGTTGCTATAGCCCTTCAAGAGGCTATTTCTTCTGTCTTGTCAGCAAATTCAAAGCTCATACAAGATCTTAAAGATTTTGGGCAGAAGAACATGGATAATTCTCCTAGTACAAAATGCAAATTTTAAAGGTCTCAATCTCTGCTCGAGGCTAGCAAAACTGAATGTTTTAAGAATAAACACTGATCCAAATGCTATATGTAATTTGTAGACCGACCAGAAGATAACTATGATCCTTCATTACGAAAGTTATATACCACTTAGAGAGAATAAAATCCAAAATACAAATGCGATTCACAGCATTTTGAGCAACTTGACCATTCATGTTTAACAGACCTCAAGACTCAAGCTCACTGGGCTTGGTGCAGACTAAAATATCTTTCTATGTCGGTAAgggaaataattaaatttctagtAATAAACAGAGAACTTTTAAT
Encoded proteins:
- the LOC123201537 gene encoding transcription initiation factor TFIID subunit 8-like gives rise to the protein MSHGGGESNTKSEPTSATSSTRAGADHFGRAVAKIAVAQICESVGFEGFKDSALDAFADFVIRFIRDLGKSSSFHANLAGRTQCNLFDTICGLEELGAVNGFLGASEIRKCLVGSGMVREIIQFSESNEEVPFAQPIPQFPIIRNRRLIPSFEEVNETPPGKHIPSWLPAFPDRHTYVYTPMWNERKSDPRADKIEQARQRRKAEMALLSLQQRLVSNVEAGSSSSWKPNYEVNDSQEAGSNPYLAKPLQSEEKDVPPVVLPAKLRNELSGGNTVSVMDAFGPAIEAVKGSSLCDDGDGDRKNLPDKRPAVNFKFRSGKKFLGEFLDTSLQKKGGGRSASLWRDDEKDDKKRRAEYILRQSIENPQELTQL